Proteins encoded in a region of the Raphanus sativus cultivar WK10039 chromosome 8, ASM80110v3, whole genome shotgun sequence genome:
- the LOC130498498 gene encoding CMP-sialic acid transporter 1-like isoform X1 yields MGKSLVLCGTTSQYSYQLPGNSNNSFSSDEGGYKYDYATVPFLAEVLKLIISSLFLWRETKTSSSSSSSATAKITKDWKSVRLFVIPSIIYLIHNNVQFATLTFVDTSTYQIMGNLKIVTTALLFRLFLKRKLSNLQWMAIGLLAVGTTTSQVLLLLFSLLMLLNIIQNDFNFVFFLFQIKGCGEASCDSLFTAPIQGYLLGILSAALSALAGVYTEFLMKRNNDSLYWQNLQLYTFGSLFNVARLIADDFRLGFEKGLWWQRIFDGYSITTWLVVLNLGSTGLLVSWLMKYADNIVKVYSTSMAMLLTMVASIYLFSFKPTVQLFLGIIICIMSLHMYFAPPQTLVDLPVTHEAHHKTLKQVIVEEKTDS; encoded by the exons aTGGGTAAGTCCTTGGTACTTTGTGGCACTACTTCTCAGTATTCTTACCAGCTCCCAG GGAATTCTAACAACTCTTTCTCAAGTGATGAAGGAGGTTATAAGTACGATTATGCTACCGTTCCCTTTCTTGCCGAAGTTCTCAag ctGATCAtttctagtttgtttctttggAGAGAGACCAagacatcttcttcttcttcttcatcagcaACTGCAAAGATTACTAAGGATTGGAAGAGCGTCCGCTTATTTGTTATTCCTTCTATTATTTATCTCATCCATAACAATGTCCAGTTTGCTACTCTCACTTTTGTCGACACATCCACTTATCAAATCATGGGTAATCTCAAGATCGTCACCACTGCCCTTCTCTTTAG gTTATTTTTGAAGAGGAAATTATCAAACCTTCAGTGGATGGCTATTGGTCTTTTAGCTGTTGGAACTACCACCAGCCAGGTGTTGCTTCTTTTATTCTCCCTCCTTATGCTTCTCAACATTATTCAAAATGATTTCaattttgtcttcttcttgtttcagATTAAGGGTTGCGGAGAAGCTTCATGTGATTCCCTATTCACAGCACCAATACAAGGCTATTTGTTGGGCATCCTCTCTGCCGCTTTGTCCGCACTAGCCGGAGTCTACACTGAGTTTCTGATGAAGAGAAACAATGACAGCTTATACTGGCAAAACTTGCAGTTGTATAC GTTTGGCTCACTTTTCAACGTTGCTCGGCTTATAGCAGATGATTTCAGACTCGGGTTTGAAAAGGGTCTTTGGTGGCAACGTATCTTTGATGGCTATAGCATCACCACTTGGTTGGTTGTTCTCAATCTCGGATCCACCGGCTTACTCGTCTCTTGGTTAATGAAGTACGCTGACAATATCGTCAAg gtgtattctacaTCAATGGCGATGCTACTTACTATGGTTGCATCCATATATCTCTTCAGCTTCAAACCAACGGTCCAG CTTTTCTTGGGTATAATCATATGCATCATGTCACTTCATATGTACTTTGCTCCTCCACAAACGCTCGTAGACTTGCCCGTCACACACGAAGCACATCACAAAACCTTAAAGCAAGTTATCGTAGAAGAAAAGACAGATTCTTGA
- the LOC130498498 gene encoding CMP-sialic acid transporter 1-like isoform X2 encodes MGKSLVLCGTTSQYSYQLPGNSNNSFSSDEGGYKYDYATVPFLAEVLKLIISSLFLWRETKTSSSSSSSATAKITKDWKSVRLFVIPSIIYLIHNNVQFATLTFVDTSTYQIMGNLKIVTTALLFRLFLKRKLSNLQWMAIGLLAVGTTTSQIKGCGEASCDSLFTAPIQGYLLGILSAALSALAGVYTEFLMKRNNDSLYWQNLQLYTFGSLFNVARLIADDFRLGFEKGLWWQRIFDGYSITTWLVVLNLGSTGLLVSWLMKYADNIVKVYSTSMAMLLTMVASIYLFSFKPTVQLFLGIIICIMSLHMYFAPPQTLVDLPVTHEAHHKTLKQVIVEEKTDS; translated from the exons aTGGGTAAGTCCTTGGTACTTTGTGGCACTACTTCTCAGTATTCTTACCAGCTCCCAG GGAATTCTAACAACTCTTTCTCAAGTGATGAAGGAGGTTATAAGTACGATTATGCTACCGTTCCCTTTCTTGCCGAAGTTCTCAag ctGATCAtttctagtttgtttctttggAGAGAGACCAagacatcttcttcttcttcttcatcagcaACTGCAAAGATTACTAAGGATTGGAAGAGCGTCCGCTTATTTGTTATTCCTTCTATTATTTATCTCATCCATAACAATGTCCAGTTTGCTACTCTCACTTTTGTCGACACATCCACTTATCAAATCATGGGTAATCTCAAGATCGTCACCACTGCCCTTCTCTTTAG gTTATTTTTGAAGAGGAAATTATCAAACCTTCAGTGGATGGCTATTGGTCTTTTAGCTGTTGGAACTACCACCAGCCAG ATTAAGGGTTGCGGAGAAGCTTCATGTGATTCCCTATTCACAGCACCAATACAAGGCTATTTGTTGGGCATCCTCTCTGCCGCTTTGTCCGCACTAGCCGGAGTCTACACTGAGTTTCTGATGAAGAGAAACAATGACAGCTTATACTGGCAAAACTTGCAGTTGTATAC GTTTGGCTCACTTTTCAACGTTGCTCGGCTTATAGCAGATGATTTCAGACTCGGGTTTGAAAAGGGTCTTTGGTGGCAACGTATCTTTGATGGCTATAGCATCACCACTTGGTTGGTTGTTCTCAATCTCGGATCCACCGGCTTACTCGTCTCTTGGTTAATGAAGTACGCTGACAATATCGTCAAg gtgtattctacaTCAATGGCGATGCTACTTACTATGGTTGCATCCATATATCTCTTCAGCTTCAAACCAACGGTCCAG CTTTTCTTGGGTATAATCATATGCATCATGTCACTTCATATGTACTTTGCTCCTCCACAAACGCTCGTAGACTTGCCCGTCACACACGAAGCACATCACAAAACCTTAAAGCAAGTTATCGTAGAAGAAAAGACAGATTCTTGA
- the LOC108853110 gene encoding pectinesterase inhibitor 1, whose protein sequence is MAANLRNNAFLSSLMLLLLIGSSYAITSSEMSTICDKTLDRAFCLKFLNSKSASPNIQALAKTTLDATQARATQTFKRLQSIIDGGVDPRSKLAYRSCMDEYENTMENLDEAFENLASGDGFGMNIKVSAALDGADTCLDNVKRLRSVDTSVVNNSKGIKKLCGIALVISNMLPRRS, encoded by the coding sequence ATGGCTGCGAATCTCAGGAACAATGCTTTCTTGTCTTCTCTCATGTTGCTTCTCTTGATTGGTTCCTCATATGCAATCACAAGCTCAGAGATGAGCACAATCTGTGACAAAACTTTGGACCGAGCTTTCTGTCTTAAATTCCTCAATTCGAAATCCGCATCTCCTAATATTCAAGCCTTGGCAAAAACCACACTTGATGCCACACAAGCAAGAGCAACACAAACATTCAAAAGACTTCAATCTATTATCGATGGAGGAGTTGACCCACGATCCAAATTAGCTTACAGATCATGCATGGATGAATACGAGAACACCATGGAAAACCTCGATGAAGCTTTTGAGAATTTGGCTTCCGGGGATGGCTTCGGGATGAACATCAAAGTTTCAGCTGCATTGGATGGAGCTGATACATGTCTAGATAATGTGAAGAGATTGAGATCTGTAGATACTTCTGTTGTGAATAACAGTAAGGGAATCAAGAAGCTTTGTGGTATTGCTCTTGTTATCTCTAACATGTTACCACGTAGATCTTAA
- the LOC108835797 gene encoding ATP-dependent DNA helicase 2 subunit KU80 yields MARNREGLVLLVDVGPAMHSVLPDVEKTCSLLMQKKLIYNKFDEVGIIVFGTQETENELARDIGGYDNIWVLRNIKVVDELVIDRVKQLPRGTVAGDFLDALIVGMDMLIKTYGAGQRGKKRLCLITNAASPTKDPFEGTKDEQVSTIAAKMAAEGIKMESIVMKADPSVDVDEKIIEENDHLLSLLSNNAIAKTVYVESPLSLLGALKTRRVAPVTLFRGDLEINPSMKIKVWVYKKVAEERLPSLKMYSDKAPPSDKFAKHEVKIDYDYKVNEETSEALAPEERIKGFRYGPHVIPISPDEMETLKFKTEKGMKLLGFTDASNILRHYYMKDVNIVVPDPSKEKSVIAVSAIAREMKQSNKVAIVRCVWRNGQGNVVVGVLTPNVSERDDTPDSFYFNVLPFAEDIREFPFPSFSRLPASWKPDEQQQAVADNLVKMLDLAPSPKEEVLKPELTPNPVLQRFYEYLELKSRSTDAALPPMDEAFKRIMEQDPELSSNTKSIMDTFRGSFEVKENPKLRKASKRMLRDKPSGSDDEDNRMITYNANENNVDTVGDANPVQDFEAMISRRDGNDWVNKAISEMKKRVVKLVEDSSTTDKALECLLALRKACVLEQEPKQFNEFLNHLHELCQERKLSHFLEHFTSKKITLIPKSEAADSDVVDEKAGDFTVKEEPNLES; encoded by the exons ATGGCGCGTAATCGG GAGGGTTTGGTTTTGTTGGTGGATGTAGGCCCGGCCATGCATAGTGTACTCCCTGATGTTGAAAAGACATGTTCTTTGCTTATGCAAAAGAAG TTGATTTACAACAAGTTTGATGAAGTTGGAATCATTGTCTTTGGAACTCAAG AAACCGAAAATGAGCTTGCTAGAGACATAGGTGGATATGACAACATTTGGGTTTTAAGGAACATCAAAGTTGTTGATGAACTCGTGATTGATCGTGTAAAGCAGCTCCCTCGAGGAACTGTAGCTGGCGACT TTCTTGATGCTTTGATTGTTGGGATGGATATGCTTATAAAGACGTACGGTGCTGGACAAAGAGGGAAAAAACGGTTGTGTCTCATCACAAATGCAGCTTCTCCTACCAAAGATCCATTTGAAGGGACCAAAGATGAGCAAGTCAGTACCATTGCTGCCAAAATGGCTGCAGAGGGTATAAAGATGGAGAGCATTGTTATGAAAGCTGATCCTAGCGTTGATGTTGATGAGAAGATAATAGAAGAGAATGATCATTTGTTGAGTTTGCTCTCAAACAACGCCATTGCGAAAACAGTGTATGTTGAGAGTCCACTCTCACTCCTAGGCGCTTTAAAGACGCGGAGAGTTGCTCCTGTTACTCTGTTCAGAGGCGACCTTGAGATTAACCCATCAATGAAGATCAAG GTGTGGGTTTATAAGAAAGTGGCTGAAGAGAGACTTCCCTCGCTAAAAATGTACTCTGACAAGGCGCCACCTAGTGACAAGTTTGCTAAACATGAAGTGAAGATCGATTACGATTACAAAGTTAACGAAGAAACTAGTGAGGCTCTTGCTCCAGAAGAAAGGATCAAGGGCTTTCGCTATGGACCTCATGTCATTCCTATCTCGCCGGATGAGATGGAAACACTCAAGTTCAAAACTGAAAAGGGCATGAAGCTTCTTGGATTCACTGATGCATCAAACATTCTCAG ACATTACTACATGAAAGACGTGAACATTGTTGTTCCGGACCCGAGCAAAGAAAAATCTGTGATTGCAGTCTCTGCCATTGCAAGAGAGATGAAGCAATCAAACAAGGTGGCAATCGTACGTTGTGTCTGGAGAAACGGACAAGGGAATGTAGTTGTTGGAGTCCTCACTCCAAATGTGTCTGAACGAGATGACACA CCTGATTCTTTCTACTTCAACGTGCTGCCATTTGCCGAGGATATCCGCGAGTTTCCGTTTCCTTCTTTCAGTAGATTACCTGCGTCCTGGAAGCCTGATGAGCAACAGCAAGCAGTGGCTGATAACTTGGTTAAGATGCTTGACCTTGCACCTTCTCCTAAAGAGGAAGTGTTAAAGCCTGAACTTACTCCTAACCCAGTTCTGCAG CGCTTTTATGAATACCTTGAGCTGAAATCAAGATCAACGGATGCTGCTTTACCTCCAATGGATGAAGCTTTCAAGAGAATCATGGAGCAGGATCCAGAACTCTCTTCCAACACCAAATCGATAATGGATACGTTTCGTGGAAGTTTTGAAGTGAAGGAGAACCCAAAG TTGAGAAAGGCTTCTAAGAGAATGTTGAGGGATAAGCCATCTGGTTCAGATGATGAAGACAATCGCATGATTACTTATAATGCCAATGAGAACAATGTTGACACAGTGGGAGATGCAAACCCGGTTCAAGATTTTGAAGCTATGATATCCCGTAGAGATGGCAATGATTGGGTCAATAAAGCAATCAGTGAGATGAAGAAACGAGTAGTGAAGCTCGTGGAAGATAGTAGTACCACTGATAAAGCATTGGAATGTTTGCTCGCTTTACGTAAAGCCTGCGTCTTGGAACAG GAGCCGAAGCAGTTCAATGAGTTCTTGAATCATCTACACGAGTTATGCCAGGAAAGGAAGTTGTCTCATTTTCTTGAACATTTCACGTCCAAGAAGATCACGTTGATTCCCAAATCAGAAGCAGCAGACAG TGATGTGGTGGACGAGAAGGCTGGGGATTTCACTGTCAAAGAAGAGCCAAATCTCGAGAGCTAA